The following are from one region of the Equus asinus isolate D_3611 breed Donkey chromosome 27, EquAss-T2T_v2, whole genome shotgun sequence genome:
- the PLPBP gene encoding pyridoxal phosphate homeostasis protein: protein MWRAGSMSAELGVGFALRAVNERVQQAVARRPRDLPAIQPRLVAVSKTKPADMVIEAYSHGQHTFGENYVQELLEKASNPKILSSCPEIKWHFIGHLQKQNVNKLMAVPNLSMLETVDSVKLADKVNSSWQKKGSPERLKIMVQINTSGEESKHGLLPSETVATVEHIKAKCPSLEFVGLMTIGSFGHDLSQGPNPDFQVLLSLREELCKKLSIPTEQVELSMGMSLDFQHAIEVGSTNVRIGSTIFGERDYSKKPALDKSSADLKAPVEVAQAH, encoded by the exons ATGTGGAGAGCTGGCAGCATGTCGGCAGAGCTGGGAGTCGGGTTCGCACTGCGGGCAGTGAATGAGCGCGTGCAGCAGGCGGTGGCGCGGCGGCCGCGG GATCTCCCAGCCATCCAGCCCCGGCTAGTAGCAGTCAGCAAAACCAAACCTGCAGACATGGTGATCGAGGCCTACAGTCATGGCCAGCACACTTTCGGGGAGAACTAT GTTCAGGAACTGCTAGAAAAAGCATCAAATCCTAAA ATCCTGTCTTCGTGTCCTGAGATCAAATGGCACTTCATCGGCCACCTACAGAAACAAAATGTCAACAAATTGATGG CTGTCCCCAATCTCTCCATGCTGGAAACAGTGGATTCTGTGAAGCTGGCAGACAAAGTGAACAGTTCGTGGCAGAAAAAAGGCTCTCCTGAAAGGCTAAAGATTATGGTTCAGATTAACACCAGTGGAGAGGAGA gtAAACATGGCCTTCTGCCTTCGGAGACAGTAGCCACGGTGGAACACATAAAGGCCAAGTGCCCCAGCCTGGAGTTCGTGGGGCTGATGACCATAGGAAGCTTCGGGCATGATCTTAGTCAAGGACCAAATCCGGACTTCCAG GTGTTACTGTCCCTCCGGGAGGAGCTGTGTAAGAAGCTGAGCATCCCCACTGAGCAGGTTGAGCTGAGCATGGGCATGTCCCTGGACTTCCAGCATGCA ATTGAAGTAGGATCTACGAATGTCCGAATAGGAAGCACCATTTTTGGAGAGCGAGATTACTCAAAGAAACCTGCCCTGGACAAGTCCTCAGCAGACCTGAAGGCCCCGGTGGAGGTGGCCCAGGCACACTGA